The sequence ATGATATTACAAATGGTGGCGTTATCTACAAAGAACAACTTACTGTGCCCTTTAATACAAAATCAAAATCGTTAAAACCCGCAGATCCCAAGGTGTGTAAAACCTGCGAACGCTGGCGCAATTACGACCTCCTTCAAAAAGGTTTATATGTTGAAGGTGACAAGATTTATTTACGGTATCCCAATGCAAAAGACTTGCGACGCATTCTGAAAAAAGAAAAGGATGGACTTGCTGTGGATATTGTTCAGAGAAGCCAGTTTATCAGCGCGGATTACAACATTGTAGATAATAACTTATTGGCCAAAGGTGTTACAAGTAAAGTTATTTTCAAAGAAGCTATTTTTAAAAAAAACAGACTTATTACTAAAGATAAGAAAGCAAATAGAAAGGTAAAAGGTATTGATGTACTGATAGGAAAATTTGATCCTAAAATTACAGGCGCTTATGAATTAAACCTGCTGGTTGTTCAAAACGGATTGCTCTGCAAAACGGTCACCCGCGGTTATACAGAAACAAATAACACCGAGAGCAATACGCCTATAGGGCTTTTACCCATTCAAAACAGTCGCGGGTTAAAGCCGGCTTTTGAACCGCGTTCCGAGAGTTCCATTGTTAATTTCATTATTCCATTCGAGAAAAATAAGGCAGAATTTAAACAGGCAGATATAGAGCCATTTATTAAAGCCATGAATGAACCTGACTTTATTATTGATGGACTTTATATTTATGCTTATGCATCCATTGAGGGTGACTCTGTAGCTAATTCCAAACTGCAACGTAAGCGCGCTGAGAGCGTGGTAAGCGTTCTTCAGGGAATGCAAAACAATAAGATCAGTCCAACCATTCAAACCAAAGATAGCTGGGGATTATTTTTACTTGAAAATGAAGATGGAAAGTATGCTGACATTGTAAACCTGGGTAAAAAGAAAGCTATTGACAGAATTAACAGTGACAAAAAATTATTGACGGAACTTGAACCTATTTTGGCGAAGGAACGTTTTGCTCAAATCATCATGGATGTTACTTACGATGTAAGTGGAACGAAGGAGCAGAAATTTTCAGCAGTGACATTCAACAGAGCAGTAAAGGCTAATAATACCAAGCTTTCGTACAAAATAATGGAGTTCATTAATAAACGTGTACTCGAAGGAAAATATCCGGCAAGCATTTATGACAGTTTAAAAATTATAGAGGATCCGAAAAATGTAGGCTTGTTAAATAACCAGGTTTATTACACGTATCAGGCGAGTAATGCTATTGACGAAGAAGATGAAAAAGTATTTGATAAACTCCTCACTCTTGAACCAACAAATCCAGTTTTACAGTACAACAAAGTTTTCTGTCAGTTAAAATTAGATAGTGGTGCAGGAAATCCTGAACACCAGGCACAAGTGCAGCAAACCATTAATAATTTATACGGCAAACTGGACAGCAATTTTGTAAACGGATTAAACATTGAATGGCAATTCAAAATCATGGAAACGCTGGATACCATGGCAAACTCTGAAGTGCTTATCGAGGCCTGCATTACACGCATCAAACAATTTTATAATATTAAAGATGCTACCTGGCAAAACGCCCTAAAACTTGCCTCCGTTTTTAATCGCGCTAAAGATTATAACTACGCGGCTACCCTGCTCGAGCCCTACCTCTCTAATTCAAATGTTAGCGAAAATCTCGTCTTCACCTACATCAGCTCTGCAAGCCGTGTACAGGAAAAATATTATTCACGAACATTTGCAAAGGCTCTTGCAATAGCAAAAGAGAAAAACCAGGAACGTTACTGCAAATTATTCGGTGAACCTTTTATGACTTTCCAGGTACTGGAAAATCCGGAAGTAAAAAGAGTGTATCAAACAAATTGCGGTAAACAATAGACCGTCTCTAAATTTCAATTTGAGCATTAAAAAATACCGTATTCATTCGTAAAGGAAACTATATGGCAAACGATCGCCTTATAGTTATATCTCTTTCAGAAAAACGGATTACTTTCCTTTAGAAGGAATAAAACTAAAAACGAATTTAAAGACGTTAAAATAGGAAGATGGTTTGTTATCGTATTTTCCTAGGCTCTCCTCGGTTGAAGAATGCGATTTCACCTTAGTATCCGTATCAAGCGATGCGCCAGACTGCAGTGGATGTAAAAAAGTATTCACATACACTTTCGGAGTTGCCATCCATAGAGCAATAAGCAACAAAAAAGAAGCTGAAGCTATTTTTATGTACTTGGTCTTAAGCATTTAACGAGACAAATTAAAAGAATAAAAGTTATACCGCCAAAAAATTAACAGAAATCAAGAAATTCCTGTTAAAATTAACATTTACTTTTTCTTAGCAGGAAGTTGCTGTCTTTGTTTAGCCATGTCTTCTAATCTTTTTTGGAAATTAGAAACTTTAGCCGGCTTTTTCATATTAGCTTCCAGTTGTAATCTGATTTTTTGATCGCTTACAATCTTCTTAATGATCCAGTTTTGCAAAAAGGTAAACATATTCGCTAAGAAATAATACCAGCTTAAACCGGCAGCGTAATCGTTCATTACAGCCAGGAAAATAACAGGCATAAAATACATCATAAATTTCATACCCGGCATTTGATTGTTCTGCTGTGGCATCATACTGCTATTCATGTAAGTGTAAGCAAGCGTACTCACAAACATTAATAAAGCAAATAAACTTACGTGATCTCCATAAACAGAATTGATGAAAGGAACAAAACCAAAGGTCCAGATACTGTCATAAGTACTTAAATCTTCAGCCCAGAAAAAACCTTGCTGACGTAATTCTATCGCAGCCGGCATAAAGTTAAATAAGGCAATTAGAATAGGGAACTGCAATAATAGAGGTAGACAACCCGACAAAGGATTTACCCCAGCCTTTCGATACAATGCCATCTGTTCCTGTTGCTTCTTCATAGGATCAGCATTCTTCTCGTATTTGGCATTCAACGCGTCTGTTTCTGGTTTCAGTACACGCATTTTTGCTCCACTCATATATGTTTTATATGCAATTGGTAGTAATACTATTTTTACAACGATAGTAAGAATCAGAATTACCAGTCCAAGATTTAAAAAACCTAGCCAGTTAAAAAGTGGAATTACTAACCATTTATTGATGTAACTGAAAATACTCCAACCCATTGGAATAATTTTTTCAAGTTCCCAATCGTATTTTGAAATGGTATAGTAGTGATTTGGTCCGAAATAAAATTTATAAGAAAACTTTTCGTCCGGTGTATGTCCAAAAGGAATTCCCAATTCACTTTTTACCGACTTAACTATATTGGATGAATTTGGACGTGGAAAAGATTTGATTATGCTTCCACCCTTATTAAAAAAATTATCTGCAATAATAGTTGAATTAAAAAATTGTTGTTTGAAGCACACCCACTTGATATCAGCCTCATTTAATTCTTTCTCTTCATTGTCTTTAGAAGTTGGTTTAAGGTAATCTGGACTATTTTGATTTTGTTTGAAATAGATAGTAGCCGCTTCTTTTTCTTTCTTGATATATTTTTCCTGGCTTGGATACTGCATGCTCCAGTTTAACTGCAATTGATCTTCAGTTTGAGAAATGATATTCTGCATGCCAACAAAACGAATTTCCGAATCTACAATATAATCGTTAGGCTTAAGCGAATAAGAATACTCAATATAACTGCCAGGCTTAGAAGTCTCCAGTTTTAAAATAATACTTGACGCCGTTTGTTTAACCGATTTGAAATAAAAACTATCTGTAGAGAAAATACGCGTACGGTCGTAGGCACTTAACTTAAGAGAGAAGTTTGTAGAATCTTTATCAAATAAAATAAGACTCTCAGTTTGTTCTGAACGATGGTAATTTTTTAATTCAACCTTTTCAATTTGACCACCTCTATTAGAAATAGTTGCTTTTACGTTTTCATTTTCAATAACAAAAACCTCAGGTTTACCCTGAGTTGCAACGGCAAAATCTTTATAGTTATCGGTTAATGCAATATTTTTTACTGAATCTGAAACAGCAATTGCTTGTTGCAATGTATCTTGTTTTGATTGGGGAAGGGCAGCCATCTTAGCTGCTTCTTTTATTAAAAGATCTTTTTGTACTTGTTCTATAGAGTCTCTTACAACCTTATTTCTGGCGATCTGTTCTTTTGTTGGTCCGCTGAAATACAACCATACTCCTAAAATTGCCGCAATTAAACCTAGCCCTATTAACGATTTTTTGTCCACTTTTATTAATTTAAAGAGCGCAAATTTAGTATTTATTTAGCGGGTAGAAAAATGGAAATCAATAAGAATAACGAAAACGGTGAGATAGCAGGTAAGCCCGCAAATTCAGTAGGTAAAGCCAAATAATTAGCAGGCGAGGTGTATTTGTTCGGAACTAGTTAGAACTTCTCTCCCTCCAGCCTGGCAACTACCGCGCTTGCTACAGCATTTCCAACCACATTTGTAGCGCTTCGGCCCATATCCAGAAACTGATCTACTGCAAGTAAGAGAAGAAGGCCTTCCACAGGAATTTTAAACATTGTTAACATGCCCGCAATTACAACCAAAGAGGCACGCGGAACTCCTGCCATGCCCTTACTTGTTATCAATAAGATCAACATCATCTTTATCTGGTCACCTGTGCTGATATCAATGCCGTAGCTTTGAGCAATGAACACGGTGGCAAATGTCATGTACATGATACTACCATCCAGATTAAAAGAATACCCAAGCGGTAAAACAAAACTCACGATCCGGTTACTGATTCCATGTTTTTCAAGAGCTTCAATTGTTTTAGGCATTGCACTTTCACTACTAGCAGTGCTAAACGCCAGTAGTATCGGTTCTTTAATATCCTTCAGCAATCTGAAATAATTAATTCTGAATGCCAGACAAACAACAAAAAGAACGCCAAAAACAAAGAATATTAGTCCGCCAAAAAAACAAAGAATTAAATTGAGATAGCCACCCAACACATCAAAGCCCTGCTGAATAACAACGGCTGTAATAGCTCCAAACACGCCAATTGGCGCGAAGTTCATCACATAATT is a genomic window of Sphingobacteriaceae bacterium containing:
- a CDS encoding membrane protein insertase YidC: MNTKFALFKLIKVDKKSLIGLGLIAAILGVWLYFSGPTKEQIARNKVVRDSIEQVQKDLLIKEAAKMAALPQSKQDTLQQAIAVSDSVKNIALTDNYKDFAVATQGKPEVFVIENENVKATISNRGGQIEKVELKNYHRSEQTESLILFDKDSTNFSLKLSAYDRTRIFSTDSFYFKSVKQTASSIILKLETSKPGSYIEYSYSLKPNDYIVDSEIRFVGMQNIISQTEDQLQLNWSMQYPSQEKYIKKEKEAATIYFKQNQNSPDYLKPTSKDNEEKELNEADIKWVCFKQQFFNSTIIADNFFNKGGSIIKSFPRPNSSNIVKSVKSELGIPFGHTPDEKFSYKFYFGPNHYYTISKYDWELEKIIPMGWSIFSYINKWLVIPLFNWLGFLNLGLVILILTIVVKIVLLPIAYKTYMSGAKMRVLKPETDALNAKYEKNADPMKKQQEQMALYRKAGVNPLSGCLPLLLQFPILIALFNFMPAAIELRQQGFFWAEDLSTYDSIWTFGFVPFINSVYGDHVSLFALLMFVSTLAYTYMNSSMMPQQNNQMPGMKFMMYFMPVIFLAVMNDYAAGLSWYYFLANMFTFLQNWIIKKIVSDQKIRLQLEANMKKPAKVSNFQKRLEDMAKQRQQLPAKKK